A DNA window from Streptomyces bacillaris contains the following coding sequences:
- the ku gene encoding non-homologous end joining protein Ku, which translates to MRSIWNGAISFGLVSIPIKLVNATENHSIHFRQIHLADGGRIRYRKVCELDEEEVSGGEIGKAYEDADGTMIPITDEDLAQLPLPTAKTIEIVAFVPADEIDPLQMDTAYYLSANGVPAAKPYTLLREALKRSNKVAVAKFALRGRERLGMLRVVDDVIAMHGLLWPDEIRAPEGVAPEGDVTVRDAELDLADALMDTLGEVDMDSLHDDYREAVEELIAAKASGEAVEPSESQEPGGGKVIDLIAALESSVRAAKKSRGEGQEDEEDEEAGAEGDMAKVHPIKKRAAKKSTAARTKSTPKETGAKKSTASGSSTAGRTTQKQRKTTSSSAKRTSGRGTAKSTAGTATKSTAKSATKSTAKSGGKTPAKGTKKTASAPRKRASA; encoded by the coding sequence GTGAGGTCCATATGGAACGGCGCGATCTCCTTCGGGCTGGTCAGCATCCCCATCAAGCTGGTCAACGCCACCGAGAACCACTCGATCCACTTCCGGCAGATCCACCTCGCCGACGGTGGCCGGATCCGGTACCGGAAGGTCTGTGAGCTGGACGAGGAGGAGGTGTCCGGCGGCGAGATCGGCAAGGCGTACGAGGACGCCGACGGCACGATGATCCCGATCACCGACGAGGATCTGGCCCAGCTCCCGCTGCCCACGGCCAAGACCATCGAGATCGTCGCCTTCGTGCCAGCCGACGAGATCGACCCGCTCCAGATGGACACGGCGTACTACCTCTCCGCCAACGGGGTCCCGGCGGCCAAGCCCTACACCCTGCTGCGCGAGGCCCTCAAGCGCAGCAACAAGGTGGCCGTCGCCAAGTTCGCCCTGCGCGGTCGCGAACGGCTCGGCATGCTCCGGGTCGTGGACGACGTGATCGCCATGCACGGGCTCCTCTGGCCCGACGAGATCCGGGCCCCCGAGGGGGTCGCCCCGGAGGGCGACGTCACGGTCCGCGACGCCGAACTCGACCTGGCGGACGCCCTGATGGACACCCTCGGTGAGGTCGACATGGACAGCCTCCACGACGACTACCGGGAGGCGGTGGAGGAACTGATCGCGGCGAAGGCGTCGGGGGAGGCGGTGGAGCCCTCGGAGTCGCAGGAGCCTGGCGGCGGCAAGGTCATCGACCTGATCGCGGCGCTGGAGAGCAGCGTCCGCGCGGCGAAGAAGTCGCGAGGGGAGGGGCAGGAGGACGAGGAGGACGAAGAGGCCGGGGCCGAGGGGGACATGGCGAAGGTCCACCCCATCAAGAAGAGGGCGGCGAAGAAGTCGACGGCGGCACGGACGAAGTCGACTCCCAAGGAGACGGGCGCGAAGAAGTCGACGGCGTCCGGCTCGTCCACGGCCGGGAGGACGACGCAGAAGCAGCGGAAGACGACATCGTCCTCCGCGAAGAGGACGAGCGGCCGGGGCACGGCGAAGAGCACCGCCGGGACCGCCACGAAGAGCACCGCCAAGTCCGCCACCAAGAGCACGG